The following are from one region of the Sandaracinus amylolyticus genome:
- a CDS encoding bifunctional SulP family inorganic anion transporter/carbonic anhydrase, translated as MPESPRPIDSSSTSPSPTISILPPAPVMKRNAMRTLRGVRSDLGVRSLLPEWRAMLSRHGLREDLIAGLTVACIALPLSLAIALASDVPPAVGLTTAIIAGIAVALFGGQQLGVSGPAAAMAVLLGQIVDTHGLGGLLFVGLGCGLLQIATGTLGIGRVMRLVPLSVVHGFTAGIGVLILVGQLPRALGLPSPDESHVLDVVSHIAEYLTHANPIAVAISGSVVLGMVLVPRRWPKIPTALIAVAIPTAIVTATGADVPLLGEIPRGLPAPSLPDWPRHGVLALVGDVFVVYALASLESLLSASAVDKLRGPGAPSHDADQELVGQGIGNVAVSLFGGIPVTSVIARSALNVQSGARTRRAAIIHALALIACVYLVPDLVASMPIAALAGVLLATGIRMLDTKYLRELWHAARVEAVVFLVTVFTMVAFDLLVGVQAGLIAALVVAVLRLSRVRGELHPAHDGTPHHMGFSGPLTFLTTTRIDELRGELAGLDAQHGLVLDLRHVDSIDASAASSVIELATAWRARGGRVALLGPNAEVERRLLAIGEDGGVRESIAYVEEELDKVIGRRSRSPENAHQRLTRGVERFRDQVRGQLSPLLDRLAVGQAPHTLFLTCADSRVNPSLITGSQPGELFVVRNIGALLPPAGSETLNDEGAALEYAVRVLGVRNVVVCGHSKCGAMTALREGGGKLGDLPALAHWAKGASVIAGDLAAAPTLTDATQACSVRQLEHLRSYPVVAQALATGELRIQAWYYDMDTADVLEWDPDVKRYVPVGGRDDTR; from the coding sequence ATGCCCGAGAGTCCGCGTCCGATCGACAGCAGCTCCACCAGTCCGTCCCCCACCATCTCGATCCTCCCGCCCGCGCCGGTCATGAAGCGCAACGCGATGCGCACGCTGCGCGGCGTGCGCTCCGATCTCGGCGTGCGCTCGCTCCTGCCCGAGTGGCGCGCGATGCTCTCGCGCCACGGCCTGCGCGAAGATCTGATCGCCGGCCTCACCGTCGCCTGCATCGCGCTGCCGCTCTCGCTCGCGATCGCGCTCGCGTCCGACGTGCCGCCCGCGGTGGGCCTCACCACCGCGATCATCGCGGGCATCGCGGTCGCGCTCTTCGGCGGCCAGCAGCTCGGCGTGAGCGGCCCGGCCGCTGCGATGGCGGTGCTGCTCGGGCAGATCGTCGACACCCACGGCCTCGGCGGTCTGCTCTTCGTCGGGCTCGGCTGCGGTCTCTTGCAGATCGCCACCGGTACGCTCGGCATCGGCCGGGTGATGCGGCTCGTCCCGCTCAGCGTCGTGCACGGCTTCACCGCGGGCATCGGCGTGCTGATCCTCGTGGGTCAGCTCCCGCGCGCGCTGGGCCTGCCCTCGCCCGACGAGTCGCACGTGCTCGACGTCGTCTCGCACATCGCCGAGTACCTCACGCACGCGAACCCGATCGCGGTCGCGATCTCGGGCTCGGTGGTGCTCGGAATGGTGCTCGTGCCCCGGCGATGGCCGAAGATCCCGACCGCGCTGATCGCCGTCGCGATCCCCACCGCGATCGTCACCGCGACCGGCGCCGACGTGCCGCTGCTCGGCGAGATCCCGCGCGGCCTGCCCGCGCCCTCGCTGCCCGACTGGCCGCGCCACGGCGTGCTCGCGCTGGTGGGCGACGTGTTCGTCGTGTACGCGCTCGCGTCGCTCGAGTCGCTGCTCTCGGCGAGCGCGGTCGACAAGCTGCGCGGCCCCGGCGCGCCCTCGCACGACGCGGATCAGGAGCTGGTCGGACAGGGCATCGGCAACGTCGCGGTCTCGCTCTTCGGCGGCATCCCGGTGACGAGCGTGATCGCGCGCTCCGCGCTCAACGTGCAGTCGGGCGCGCGCACCCGACGCGCCGCGATCATCCACGCGCTCGCGCTGATCGCGTGCGTGTACCTCGTGCCCGACCTCGTCGCGAGCATGCCGATCGCGGCGCTCGCGGGCGTGCTCCTCGCGACCGGCATCCGCATGCTCGACACGAAGTACCTTCGCGAGCTGTGGCACGCGGCGCGGGTCGAGGCGGTGGTCTTCCTCGTGACCGTCTTCACGATGGTCGCGTTCGATCTGCTCGTCGGCGTGCAGGCCGGCCTGATCGCGGCGCTCGTGGTCGCGGTGCTGCGCCTGAGCCGCGTGCGCGGCGAGCTGCACCCGGCGCACGACGGAACGCCGCACCACATGGGTTTCTCGGGCCCGCTCACGTTCCTCACGACGACGCGCATCGACGAGCTGCGCGGTGAGCTCGCCGGCCTCGACGCGCAGCACGGCCTCGTGCTCGACCTCCGTCACGTCGACTCGATCGACGCCAGCGCGGCGAGCTCGGTGATCGAGCTCGCGACCGCGTGGCGCGCGCGCGGTGGCCGCGTCGCGCTGCTCGGACCGAACGCCGAGGTCGAGCGTCGATTGCTCGCGATCGGCGAGGACGGCGGCGTGCGCGAGTCGATCGCCTACGTCGAAGAGGAGCTCGACAAGGTGATCGGCCGGCGCAGCCGCTCGCCCGAGAACGCGCACCAGCGGCTCACGCGCGGCGTCGAGCGCTTCCGCGATCAGGTGCGCGGACAGCTCTCGCCGCTGCTCGATCGCCTCGCGGTCGGACAGGCGCCGCACACGTTGTTCCTCACCTGCGCCGACTCGCGGGTGAATCCGTCGCTCATCACGGGATCGCAGCCCGGCGAGCTCTTCGTCGTGCGCAACATCGGCGCGCTGCTGCCGCCCGCGGGGAGCGAGACGCTGAACGACGAGGGCGCGGCGCTCGAGTACGCGGTGCGCGTGCTCGGTGTGCGCAACGTCGTCGTGTGCGGGCACAGCAAGTGCGGCGCGATGACCGCGCTGCGCGAGGGTGGAGGCAAGCTCGGTGATCTGCCGGCGCTCGCGCACTGGGCGAAGGGCGCGTCGGTGATCGCGGGAGATCTCGCCGCAGCGCCGACGCTCACGGATGCGACGCAGGCGTGCTCGGTGCGTCAGCTCGAGCACCTGCGCTCGTATCCCGTCGTCGCGCAGGCGCTCGCGACGGGCGAGCTGCGGATCCAGGCCTGGTATTACGACATGGACACTGCCGACGTGCTGGAGTGGGATCCCGACGTGAAGCGCTACGTGCCGGTCGGCGGCCGCGACGACACGCGCTGA
- a CDS encoding HPP family protein, with translation MARRLRSLGLASIRPPAPERLRLRALLERFPERPVWAAFVFVAGFAAIASLAVVARATGSPFLFPSLGASAFLHFTTPLAPSASPRNTLVGHAIGIACGFGALWIVGLHDAPSAIAAGVSDARVIAVAASLAATGALMVLLRASHPPAGATALIVSLGLVSGPLNLVVIELAVAALTLQAIVINRLAGLDYPVWAARET, from the coding sequence TTGGCTCGACGTCTTCGCTCGCTCGGCCTTGCTTCGATTCGACCGCCCGCGCCCGAGCGCCTGCGTCTCCGCGCGCTGCTCGAGCGCTTCCCGGAGCGACCGGTGTGGGCGGCATTCGTGTTCGTGGCGGGCTTCGCAGCGATCGCATCGCTCGCCGTGGTCGCGCGCGCGACGGGCTCTCCGTTCCTCTTCCCGTCGCTCGGGGCGTCGGCGTTCCTGCACTTCACGACGCCGCTCGCGCCGAGCGCGAGCCCGCGCAACACGCTGGTCGGTCACGCGATCGGCATCGCGTGCGGCTTCGGCGCGCTGTGGATCGTCGGGCTCCACGACGCGCCCTCGGCGATCGCGGCCGGCGTGAGCGACGCGCGTGTGATCGCGGTCGCGGCATCGCTCGCCGCGACCGGCGCGCTGATGGTGCTGCTCCGCGCGTCGCACCCGCCCGCGGGCGCGACCGCGCTGATCGTCTCGCTCGGGCTGGTCAGCGGCCCGCTGAACCTCGTCGTGATCGAGCTCGCGGTCGCCGCGCTCACGCTGCAGGCGATCGTGATCAATCGCCTCGCCGGGCTCGACTATCCGGTGTGGGCCGCGCGCGAGACGTGA
- a CDS encoding ester cyclase, translated as MSQKPQDIVRALLEDTYSKGKVELVSQLCADEFVAHDPLMGRMDRKGFEEQVKMYRRAFPDAKMEVVEQICSGDRVITKWRASGTHQAELMGIPATNKRAQVEGVSIDRIVNGKVVESYAQWDAMGLMRQLGVMPASIQMRPNGGGAKAPPPPQARR; from the coding sequence GTGAGCCAGAAACCGCAGGACATCGTTCGCGCGCTGCTCGAGGACACCTACTCGAAGGGGAAGGTCGAGCTCGTCTCGCAGCTCTGCGCCGACGAATTCGTCGCCCACGATCCGCTGATGGGCCGGATGGATCGCAAGGGGTTCGAGGAGCAGGTCAAGATGTACCGTCGCGCGTTCCCGGACGCGAAGATGGAGGTGGTCGAGCAGATCTGCTCCGGGGATCGCGTGATCACGAAGTGGCGCGCGAGCGGGACGCACCAGGCCGAGCTGATGGGCATCCCCGCGACCAACAAGAGAGCTCAGGTCGAGGGCGTGTCGATCGACCGCATCGTGAACGGCAAGGTCGTCGAGTCCTACGCGCAGTGGGACGCGATGGGGCTGATGCGGCAGCTCGGTGTGATGCCCGCCTCGATCCAGATGCGCCCGAACGGAGGCGGCGCGAAGGCGCCGCCGCCGCCCCAGGCGCGACGCTGA
- a CDS encoding TolC family protein has product MRASLIAIVLALLGAGCATTSIRGDLDRIETISGQALPPDVLDQVDPVGDARVREILRAPLDADDAVRLAIANHRELRAALRELGIERGRVLQAGLLPNPEIEIDLRSQDDPEQPLQVELYAEFELTHALLTPMRVDVASRELDAARFRAAGRVIETAYLARAAFYDAQAAEQRLAVAVRALDALAAARDTATMLFDAGNVPELDVATQIAAYEEARAVTAELELARAGSRERLHRVLGLHGDATEWSIAAPLDDVPEESAIPEALERDAIESSTELAETRMRLEAIAGRVGLSRTEGWLPDVTVDVHAEQDGQTWEMGGGASIELPIFDRNEGTTAAYEAEFDALMERYEGTAIDIRSAARDACNRLASAHLRAKQYEGVIVPARARVFRQTLLQYNAMQVGVFELVTALRAQLSAELSAIDALREYWTARAALEALLRGRRVSGAVVSSSTGIGADQGSAGGH; this is encoded by the coding sequence ATGCGCGCTAGCCTGATCGCGATCGTCCTCGCGCTGCTCGGCGCCGGCTGCGCGACCACGTCGATCCGCGGCGACCTCGATCGCATCGAGACGATCAGCGGCCAAGCGCTGCCGCCCGACGTGCTCGATCAGGTCGACCCGGTCGGCGACGCGCGGGTGCGCGAGATCCTGCGCGCGCCGCTCGACGCGGACGACGCGGTGCGCCTCGCGATCGCGAACCACCGCGAGCTCCGCGCCGCGCTGCGCGAGCTCGGCATCGAGCGCGGCCGCGTGCTCCAGGCGGGCCTCCTGCCGAACCCCGAGATCGAGATCGATCTGCGCTCGCAGGACGATCCCGAGCAGCCGCTGCAGGTCGAGCTCTACGCCGAGTTCGAGCTCACCCACGCGCTGCTCACCCCGATGCGCGTCGACGTCGCGAGCCGCGAGCTCGACGCCGCGCGCTTCCGCGCCGCCGGCCGGGTGATCGAGACCGCATACCTCGCGCGCGCCGCGTTCTACGACGCACAGGCCGCCGAGCAGCGGCTCGCGGTCGCGGTGCGCGCGCTCGATGCCCTCGCCGCCGCCCGCGACACCGCGACGATGCTGTTCGACGCGGGCAACGTGCCCGAGCTCGACGTCGCGACGCAGATCGCCGCCTACGAAGAGGCGCGCGCCGTCACCGCCGAGCTCGAGCTCGCGCGCGCCGGATCGCGCGAGCGCCTGCACCGGGTGCTCGGTCTGCACGGTGACGCCACCGAGTGGTCCATCGCCGCGCCGCTCGACGACGTGCCCGAGGAGAGCGCGATCCCCGAGGCGCTCGAGCGCGACGCGATCGAGTCGAGCACCGAGCTCGCGGAGACCCGGATGCGCCTCGAGGCGATCGCGGGCCGGGTCGGACTCTCGCGCACCGAGGGATGGCTGCCCGACGTCACGGTGGACGTGCACGCCGAGCAGGACGGACAGACCTGGGAGATGGGCGGCGGCGCGAGCATCGAGCTGCCGATCTTCGATCGCAACGAGGGCACGACCGCCGCGTACGAGGCCGAGTTCGACGCGCTGATGGAGCGCTACGAGGGCACGGCGATCGACATCCGATCGGCGGCCCGCGACGCGTGCAATCGCCTCGCCTCCGCGCACCTGCGCGCGAAGCAGTACGAGGGCGTGATCGTCCCGGCGCGCGCGCGCGTCTTCCGCCAGACGCTGCTGCAGTACAACGCGATGCAGGTCGGCGTCTTCGAGCTCGTCACCGCGCTGCGCGCACAGCTCTCGGCCGAGCTCTCCGCCATCGACGCGCTGCGCGAGTACTGGACCGCGCGAGCAGCGTTGGAGGCGCTGCTGCGCGGCCGTCGCGTGAGCGGCGCAGTCGTCTCTTCGAGCACCGGAATCGGCGCGGACCAGGGCTCCGCGGGAGGTCACTGA
- a CDS encoding serine/threonine-protein kinase, with amino-acid sequence MPPHARCALASTLVWLAVGCAAGEGGIALREWTVREGDDPAVPVTLPAHLVGDAFARDGTHVLETDVVIPPEMREHDLELVVPSLAALVTLRADDVSFGRGEHAASYRAIAPQRWRIPRALVRDGSLHLALHVTRRWTQASWIDVVPRLRTMSGTDWPASIVDATNRAGAACGAAATLQVGLTCLLVYFHDRRRRPYLWFGIQAFSASTYPAFVLGALQWLGPIDVVVMELGLLAAVWASVHFTHAAFSLGRPPRAFGVGVAVSAIVVVLFSGPYVATQVAVPFVVALVATVTIYQLARGIGLLVCSRDRGSALLLFLAWMALATTTWSDLWTWYALGEPLGGARPGVVGLAFFALFLSLLLSRNHVLALGDADRLNAELADRLALLEARQKEVEALNAELRHQVASRSEQLFSALSVVAKVRPAVVEPAAGDVLSDRYRLERILDEGGMGVVYEATRVSDGSQFAIKIALEANGTAVARLAREAHLASRVRHPNVVEIVDVDVTRAGQLFLVLELAREGTLKQHRERYRTPALAIVVLAQIAEGLAELHRLGIIHRDLKPANVLFFRHGESPIAKLTDFGISRPALRRTQSHSERIRSSPLPPRASDIVELKERVASEARLEETLDEPSAPDALTELGAVAGTPRYMAPELGRDASSFGTRSDVFGFGVMAYELLSGAGPWTEPPASLVARGVEPLPHIALAARVPSLDPRLLALVDACLSLEPSSRPSAAAIGAELRAIERSLRTSAAPRAQRR; translated from the coding sequence ATGCCGCCGCACGCCCGATGCGCGCTCGCGTCGACGCTCGTGTGGCTCGCGGTGGGGTGCGCCGCGGGCGAAGGCGGCATCGCGTTGCGCGAGTGGACCGTGCGCGAGGGCGACGATCCCGCGGTGCCGGTCACGCTGCCGGCGCACCTCGTCGGTGACGCGTTCGCGCGCGACGGCACCCACGTGCTCGAGACCGACGTCGTGATCCCGCCCGAGATGCGCGAGCACGATCTCGAGCTCGTCGTCCCGAGCCTCGCTGCGCTGGTCACGCTGCGCGCCGACGACGTCTCGTTCGGGCGCGGCGAGCACGCGGCGTCGTATCGCGCGATCGCGCCGCAGCGATGGCGCATCCCGCGCGCGCTCGTGCGCGACGGGTCGCTGCACCTCGCGCTGCACGTCACGCGACGCTGGACCCAGGCCTCGTGGATCGACGTCGTGCCGCGACTGCGCACGATGAGCGGCACCGACTGGCCGGCGTCGATCGTCGACGCGACGAACCGCGCCGGCGCGGCGTGCGGCGCGGCTGCGACGCTGCAGGTCGGGCTCACGTGCCTGCTCGTCTACTTCCACGATCGACGGCGCAGGCCCTATCTGTGGTTCGGCATCCAGGCGTTCTCGGCGTCGACGTATCCCGCGTTCGTGCTCGGTGCGCTGCAGTGGCTCGGCCCGATCGACGTCGTCGTGATGGAGCTCGGGCTGCTCGCCGCGGTGTGGGCCTCGGTGCACTTCACGCACGCCGCGTTCTCGCTGGGGCGACCGCCGCGCGCGTTCGGGGTCGGCGTCGCCGTGAGCGCGATCGTCGTCGTGCTCTTCTCGGGCCCCTACGTCGCCACGCAGGTCGCGGTGCCCTTCGTCGTCGCGCTGGTCGCGACGGTCACGATCTACCAGCTCGCGCGCGGGATCGGCCTCCTCGTGTGCTCCCGTGATCGCGGCAGCGCGCTCCTGCTCTTCCTCGCGTGGATGGCGCTCGCGACCACGACCTGGAGCGATCTCTGGACGTGGTACGCGCTCGGCGAGCCGCTCGGCGGTGCACGTCCCGGCGTCGTCGGGCTCGCGTTCTTCGCGCTCTTCCTCTCGCTGCTGCTCTCGCGCAACCACGTGCTCGCGCTCGGCGACGCCGATCGCCTCAACGCCGAGCTCGCCGATCGGCTCGCGCTGCTCGAGGCGCGGCAGAAGGAAGTCGAGGCGCTCAACGCCGAGCTCCGTCATCAGGTCGCGTCGCGCTCCGAGCAGCTCTTCTCGGCGCTCTCGGTCGTCGCGAAGGTGCGACCCGCCGTGGTCGAGCCGGCGGCCGGCGACGTGCTCAGCGATCGCTACCGGCTCGAGCGCATCCTCGACGAGGGCGGCATGGGCGTGGTGTACGAGGCCACGCGCGTCTCCGATGGATCGCAGTTCGCGATCAAGATCGCCCTCGAGGCGAACGGCACCGCGGTGGCGCGGCTCGCGCGCGAGGCGCACCTCGCGTCGCGCGTGCGGCATCCGAACGTCGTCGAGATCGTCGACGTCGACGTGACGCGCGCGGGGCAGCTCTTCCTCGTGCTCGAGCTCGCGCGCGAAGGGACGCTCAAGCAGCACCGCGAGCGATATCGCACGCCGGCGCTCGCGATCGTGGTGCTCGCGCAGATCGCCGAGGGGCTCGCCGAGCTGCACCGCCTCGGGATCATCCATCGCGATCTGAAGCCCGCGAACGTGCTCTTCTTCCGGCACGGCGAGAGCCCGATCGCGAAGCTCACGGACTTCGGCATCTCGCGCCCTGCGCTGCGCCGCACCCAGAGCCACTCCGAGCGCATTCGATCGTCGCCGCTGCCGCCGCGTGCGAGCGACATCGTCGAGCTGAAGGAGCGCGTCGCCTCGGAGGCCCGGCTCGAGGAGACGCTCGACGAGCCGAGCGCGCCCGACGCGCTGACCGAGCTCGGCGCGGTCGCGGGCACCCCGCGCTACATGGCGCCCGAGCTGGGACGCGATGCGAGCTCGTTCGGCACGCGCTCCGACGTGTTCGGCTTCGGCGTGATGGCGTACGAGCTGTTGTCGGGCGCGGGGCCGTGGACCGAGCCGCCGGCTTCGCTGGTCGCGCGTGGGGTCGAGCCGCTGCCGCACATCGCGCTCGCGGCGCGCGTGCCTTCGCTCGATCCGAGGTTGCTCGCGCTCGTCGACGCGTGCCTCTCGCTCGAGCCGTCGTCGCGTCCCAGCGCCGCCGCGATCGGTGCCGAGCTGCGCGCGATCGAGCGCTCGCTCCGCACATCCGCCGCACCGCGCGCCCAGCGTCGCTGA
- a CDS encoding AraC family transcriptional regulator gives MHPRGAVRFEHARDRRGVEHAIVRMEGESVWLHMPSVTTLAWVSEGRVQVHRRGTRGVLSRGAVRRIGGFELEVIRAEPGGARLTLISLPRSFLRGARTVPHEQLTDATESALARIRERWPDGPPVLDRDVDSLVDLVRHVDHDDDHDELEPAPVRRARHLLETWHRSPPTLDELAGVARTTKLQLVRSFHAHHGVVPHTFVLCLRLAIARTMLASGRRETEAAHALGFPDAAALSREFRRIVGVSPTDYARPRPLALARGA, from the coding sequence ATGCATCCGAGAGGGGCGGTGCGGTTCGAGCACGCGCGCGATCGGCGCGGCGTGGAGCACGCGATCGTGCGGATGGAGGGAGAGAGCGTGTGGCTCCACATGCCGAGCGTCACGACGCTCGCGTGGGTGAGCGAAGGACGCGTGCAGGTCCATCGGCGTGGCACGCGCGGAGTCCTCTCCCGAGGCGCGGTGCGCCGCATCGGCGGCTTCGAGCTCGAGGTGATCCGCGCCGAGCCCGGAGGCGCGCGGCTCACGCTGATCTCGCTCCCCCGCAGCTTCCTCCGCGGCGCGCGCACGGTGCCCCACGAGCAGCTGACAGACGCGACCGAGAGCGCGCTCGCACGCATCCGCGAGCGCTGGCCGGACGGCCCCCCGGTGCTCGATCGCGACGTCGACTCGCTCGTCGACCTCGTGCGCCACGTCGATCACGACGACGATCACGACGAGCTCGAGCCCGCGCCGGTGCGCCGCGCGCGGCACCTGCTCGAGACGTGGCATCGCTCTCCACCGACCCTCGACGAGCTCGCGGGCGTCGCGCGCACGACGAAGCTGCAGCTCGTGCGCAGCTTCCACGCGCACCACGGCGTGGTGCCGCACACGTTCGTGCTCTGCCTGCGCCTCGCGATCGCGCGCACGATGCTCGCGTCGGGTCGCCGCGAGACCGAGGCGGCGCACGCGCTCGGCTTCCCCGACGCGGCCGCGCTCTCTCGCGAGTTCCGCCGCATCGTGGGCGTCTCGCCGACGGACTACGCGCGTCCTCGTCCTCTCGCGCTCGCGCGCGGCGCGTGA
- a CDS encoding cupredoxin domain-containing protein, whose product MTKTAKRVVLVLALALGSGVVAVPRTESMASAQEVREIEIVVRGSYQPNRIVVREGERVRLRFVRHEYASCTREVVFPALGIRRELPPHQPVVIELPQLAVGEHEFRCGMNMVRGTIVVEPRGA is encoded by the coding sequence ATGACGAAGACCGCGAAGAGAGTGGTGCTCGTGTTGGCGCTGGCGCTCGGATCGGGCGTGGTCGCGGTGCCTCGGACCGAGTCGATGGCGAGCGCACAAGAGGTGCGCGAGATCGAGATCGTGGTGCGGGGCAGCTATCAGCCGAATCGGATCGTGGTGCGCGAGGGCGAGCGGGTGCGGCTGCGCTTCGTGCGGCACGAGTACGCGTCCTGCACGCGCGAGGTGGTGTTCCCGGCGCTCGGCATCCGTCGCGAGCTCCCGCCGCACCAGCCGGTCGTGATCGAGCTGCCGCAGCTCGCGGTCGGCGAGCACGAGTTCCGATGCGGCATGAACATGGTGCGCGGAACGATCGTGGTGGAGCCGCGCGGGGCCTGA
- a CDS encoding copper oxidase, which yields MDRRSFLRWSGAAAGAAVLTRAAQVSAQDAHAHAEASATAAAAVPTFERRPASRVAAPGGQPAVITPNGVSLPWTIRDGVKVGHLVAHELDHEFAPGMRARVWGYNGHTPGPTLEAVEGERIRVYVTNRLPEPTTVHWHGLILPNGMDGVSGLNQRPIPPGETWVYEFDLRHPGTFMYHSHYDEMTQIALGMAGMFIVHPRRPVGPRVDRDFVLMTHEWKLEVGARRPDPNAMNDFNVLTFNGKSYPGTEPLLVGVGERVRIRLGNLSPMDHHPIHLHGLNFVMTATDGGYVSQSAQYPETTVIVPVGSTRVIEFTPTEPGDWAMHCHMTHHVMTQMGHGLPPMVGVDTSTVDRRMSRVVPEYMSMGQTGMGGMGEMEMDIPPNSLPMRGARGPFSYIDMGGMFTVLKVRERPESADPNGWFEHPAGSVAGPADAARLRADGIDLE from the coding sequence ATGGATCGTCGATCGTTTCTCCGCTGGAGCGGCGCGGCCGCCGGCGCAGCGGTGCTCACGCGCGCCGCGCAGGTGAGCGCGCAGGACGCGCACGCGCACGCCGAGGCGAGCGCCACGGCCGCGGCCGCCGTGCCGACCTTCGAGCGTCGTCCCGCCTCGCGCGTCGCGGCGCCGGGCGGACAGCCCGCGGTGATCACGCCCAATGGCGTCTCGCTGCCCTGGACCATCCGCGACGGCGTGAAGGTCGGTCACCTCGTCGCGCACGAGCTCGATCACGAATTCGCGCCCGGCATGCGAGCGCGGGTGTGGGGCTACAACGGGCACACCCCGGGCCCGACCCTCGAGGCCGTCGAGGGCGAGCGCATTCGCGTGTACGTCACGAATCGACTCCCCGAGCCCACCACCGTGCACTGGCACGGATTGATCCTCCCGAATGGCATGGACGGAGTCTCGGGCCTCAATCAGCGCCCGATTCCGCCCGGCGAGACGTGGGTCTACGAATTCGATCTCCGTCACCCCGGCACGTTCATGTACCACTCGCACTACGACGAGATGACCCAGATCGCGCTGGGCATGGCGGGCATGTTCATCGTGCATCCGCGCCGCCCCGTGGGTCCCCGCGTCGATCGCGACTTCGTGCTGATGACGCACGAATGGAAGCTCGAGGTCGGCGCGCGCCGTCCCGATCCCAACGCGATGAACGACTTCAACGTCCTCACGTTCAACGGCAAGTCGTATCCGGGCACCGAGCCGCTGCTCGTGGGAGTCGGAGAGAGAGTGCGAATCCGTCTCGGCAATCTCTCTCCGATGGATCACCACCCGATCCACCTCCACGGATTGAATTTCGTGATGACCGCGACCGACGGCGGATACGTGTCGCAGAGCGCGCAATATCCCGAGACCACCGTGATCGTCCCGGTCGGGAGCACGCGAGTCATCGAATTCACGCCCACCGAGCCCGGCGACTGGGCGATGCACTGCCACATGACCCATCACGTCATGACGCAGATGGGACACGGCCTGCCGCCGATGGTCGGAGTCGACACCAGCACCGTCGATCGACGCATGTCGCGCGTCGTCCCCGAGTACATGTCGATGGGCCAGACCGGCATGGGCGGCATGGGCGAGATGGAGATGGACATCCCGCCCAACTCGCTCCCGATGCGCGGCGCGCGGGGCCCGTTCAGCTACATCGACATGGGCGGCATGTTCACCGTGCTCAAGGTGCGCGAGCGCCCCGAGAGCGCCGATCCCAACGGCTGGTTCGAGCACCCCGCGGGCAGCGTCGCCGGCCCCGCCGATGCCGCGCGCCTGCGCGCCGACGGAATCGATCTCGAGTAA
- a CDS encoding heavy-metal-associated domain-containing protein translates to MTESTNRETRLRVAGMTCMSCVRHVDHALRDLDGVAAVQVRFREGEALVQHDPARATIDEMIGALRDAGYDAALAA, encoded by the coding sequence ATGACCGAGAGCACGAATCGAGAGACGCGCCTGCGCGTCGCCGGAATGACCTGCATGTCCTGCGTGCGTCACGTCGATCACGCGCTGCGCGATCTCGACGGAGTCGCCGCGGTGCAGGTCCGCTTCCGCGAGGGCGAGGCGCTCGTCCAGCACGACCCCGCACGCGCGACCATCGACGAGATGATCGGAGCGCTGCGCGACGCCGGCTACGACGCCGCGCTCGCGGCGTGA
- a CDS encoding YbhB/YbcL family Raf kinase inhibitor-like protein: MSLEIHGPTIQTNAPIPVEHTCDGADRPPALAWSGAPPRTRSFALVVHDPDAPRGDWVHWLLFDVPAETSMLPEGLPSTPVLRDGSRQGTNDFGRVGWGGPCPPRGAAHRYVFDLYALDSVLGLPPGVSRDRLEHAMRGHVLAHAKLVATYARGGSA, translated from the coding sequence ATGTCGCTCGAGATCCACGGACCGACCATCCAGACGAACGCGCCGATCCCCGTCGAGCACACGTGCGACGGCGCGGACCGCCCGCCGGCGCTCGCGTGGTCGGGCGCGCCGCCGCGCACGCGCTCGTTCGCCCTCGTCGTGCACGATCCCGACGCGCCGCGCGGCGACTGGGTGCACTGGCTGCTCTTCGACGTCCCCGCCGAGACGTCGATGTTGCCCGAGGGCCTGCCGTCCACGCCGGTGCTGCGCGACGGATCTCGCCAGGGCACGAACGACTTCGGGCGCGTGGGGTGGGGCGGGCCGTGCCCTCCGCGCGGCGCGGCGCACCGGTACGTGTTCGATCTCTACGCGCTCGACTCGGTGCTGGGGCTCCCGCCCGGTGTGTCGCGCGATCGACTCGAGCACGCGATGCGCGGGCACGTGCTGGCGCACGCGAAGCTGGTCGCGACCTACGCGCGCGGCGGGAGCGCGTGA